A window of the Macrobrachium rosenbergii isolate ZJJX-2024 chromosome 43, ASM4041242v1, whole genome shotgun sequence genome harbors these coding sequences:
- the LOC136828979 gene encoding general transcription factor II-I repeat domain-containing protein 2-like: MSLSKRRKVDTECRVFQEKWTQYYLFTEVNTKRVCLVCNQQVSVLKEYNIRRHYETRHEEKYHHLQGQLRKEKINELLTGLKKQQSAFTRSREVSDAPVKASYLIANELVQASKPYSDGEFVKTCMPKAAEVVCPEKRPAFANISLSRNTVADRVEDLSGDFGWQMNDKIKSFIAFSVAIDEGTDVTDVAQLAIFIRGVDETLTITEEFLELVPMKDTTTANDIFSSLIRVLDKAGVDWSRAVSLATDGAPSMVGRKAGVATKFREKVQATNGGQDFWTFHCILHQEALCCKTLKMDHVMTVVVQTVNFIRARAMHVTGLNADLDQYKDKITRLLQELERRFQIFSELKNEFAFFRSPFTVKASDMPADIQLEAFSVMNLNKTKHRSRLTNGHLNDIVKCVATQDLKPDIDVLVNAKRCQVSGASSSR; this comes from the exons atgtctttgtcaaaaagaagaaaagtggacaCAGAGTGCAGAGTTTTCCAGGAAAAATGGACTCAGTATTATTTATTCACAGAGGTGAATACAAAACGAGTGTGCTTGGTATGTAATCAACAAGTTTCAGTGCTCAAAGAATATAATATTCGGCGCCACTATGAGACTCgtcatgaagaaaaatatcaccaTTTGCAAGGACAActaagaaaagagaagataaacGAATTATTAACTGGTCTGAAGAAACAGCAGTCTGCATTTACTCGCAGCCGTGAGGTCAGTGATGCACCAGTGAAAGCTAGCTACCTTATTGCTAACGAGTTGGTGCAAGCATCCAAGCCATATTCTGATGGTGAGTTCGTGAAAACATGCATGCCGAAGGCTGCAGAAGTTGTGTGCCCTGAAAAGAGACCTGCCTTTGCCAACATTAGTCTATCAAGGAACACTGTTGCAGATAGGGTTGAAGATCTCTCAGGAGACTTCGGCTggcaaatgaatgacaaaatcaagtcatttattgcattttcagttgCAATTGATGAGGGCACCGATGTTACAGATGTTGCTCAACTGGCCATATTTATTCGTGGTGTTGATGAGACTTTGACCATCACTGAGGAGTTCCTTGAGTTGGTGCCTATGAAGGACACTACAACAGCAAATGACATCTTCAGCTCTCTCATTAGAGTGCTGGACAAGGCTGGAGTGGACTGGTCCCGTGCTGTCAGCTTGGCTACAGATGGCGCCCCATCAATGGTTGGGAGAAAGGCAGGTGTTGCAACAAAGTTCAGAGAGAAAGTGCAGGCCACGAATGGAGGGCAAGACTTTTggacatttcattgtattttgcatCAGGAAGCGTTGTGCTGCAAAACACTAAAAATGGATCATGTTATGACTGTGGTTGTGCAAACTGTAAATTTCATTAGAGCACGAG CTATGCATGTGACTGGTCTTAATGCTGATTTGGATcaatacaaagacaaaataacaagATTGTTGCAAGAGCTTGAGCGAAGGTTTCAGATCTTTAGTGAActtaaaaatgaatttgcattttttcgcTCGCCATTTACAGTCAAGGCTTCTGATATGCCTGCTGATATCCAACTCGAG gcgttctctgtaatgaacctCAATAAAACAAAGCACCGCTCAAGGTTAACAAATGGACACTTGAATGACATTGTGAAATGTGTTGCTACTCAGGATTTAAAACCTGATATTGATGTACTTGTGAATGCTAAAAGATGCCAAGTGTCAGGAGCTAGTAGCAGCCGATAG